Genomic window (Pseudomonas sp. MM211):
GGCTCTTCCCGGCGCGCGCTCAGGGCCAGATGATGGCCATCGCGCAGCAGGCGCTCGGCCAGGGCGTTGCCGATGCCGCTGCTGGCGCCGGTCAGCCAGATGCGTTTGCTGAAGGCGCTCATGCCAGCCTGCCTTTCAGCCAGCGAATGACCGAGCCGAATACAGGCAGGTGTTCGTAAAGCAGGTTGCCGGCGTCGAAGAAATCGCGATGGCTGTATACGCGACCATCGCGCCAGCGCAGGTGGGAGCAGCCGGGTACGCAGATCTCCTCACCCCCACTGAGGCGCGGATGGCGATAGCGCATCGTCCAGCGCAAATAGCCCTCACCCTCGGCAACCTGGTCATAACCCTGAAAGTCGAAGTGCAGTTCGCGAACGTTGGCGTACAGCTGCTCGAAGTAGCGCCGCAGATCGGCCAACCCATGAATCTCATGCAGCGGGTCGCGAAACTGAATGTCGTCGCTGTACAGCTCGCCGAGACGATCCAGGTTGTGCTTGTCCAGGGCGGCGAAGCCACTGGCGAAACGCTGCAGAAATTCGCTCATGAGGGCTCGCTTGCCGAGGGCAGATTCTTGAACGCATCCAGGGCACGTTGGCGGCTGGCGCGCAGATCGACGATGGGCAGTGGGTAGTCCGGGCTGCTGCCGAACAGACCCTTCTGCCCCTTGCTACCGGCGTGCGGGTCGTGAATCGCCTTGTCGCTGAGCTTGGCCAGTTCCGGCAGCCAGTGGCGGATGAAGCGGCCATCCGGATCGAAACGCTGGGACTGGCTGACCGGATTGAAGATGCGGAAGTAGGGCACCGAGTCGGTGCCGGTCGACGCGCTCCACTGCCAGCCACCGTTGTTGGCGGCGAGGTCGCCGTCGATCAGGTGGCGCATGAAGAAGCGCTCGCCCTCGCGCCAGTCGATCAGCAGGTTCTTGGTCAGGAACATCGCCACCACCATGCGCAGGCGGTTGTGCATCCAGCCGGTTTCCAGCAACTGGCGCATCGCCGCGTCGATGATCGGGATGCCGGTGCGGCCTTCCTGCCACGCCTGTAGTTCCTTGCCAGCATTGCGCCACGGCAGGGCTTCGGTGTCTGGGCGGAAGGCGCGGTGCATGGATACCCGTGGATAGCCGACCAGAATATGGGTGTAGAACTCTCGCCAGATCAGCTCGTTGACCCAGGTGACGGCGCCCTGATTGCCGCTTTCGAACTCACCCTGATTGATGTTCAGCGCCGTGTGCAGGCACTGACGTGGCGATACCACGCCCGCCGCCAGATAGGCGGAAAGCTGGCTGGTGCCGGGGCGCGCGGGAAAGTCGCGGTTGTCGTGATAATCCTCGATCCATTCATCAGCGAAGCGCTGCAGCCGTTCGCGAGCGACCTGCTCGCCGGCCGGCCAGGTATCGCGCAGCGCCTGGCTTGGCGTTTCGAAGCCGGCGACGTTGCTCGGCACCTGATCGGCGTCGATCTTCAGCTTGGCTTGCGCCTTTGGCAGTGCCACCAGAGGCGGCAGCGCGCTGTGCAGGCGCTGATAGCAGACACCACGGAACTGGCTGTAAACCTTGAAGTAGGTGCCCGTGCGAGTCAGCACGCTGCCGGGCTTGAACAGCAGGCGGTCGAGGTGGCTGTTGAAGTTGACGCCACGTTCGTCCAGTGCGGCGGCGACATCACGGTCGCGGCGGGTTTCGTTGACGCCGTACTCATCGTTGGCGTGCACTGCAGTGGCTTCCAGTTCCTGGGCCAGCTTGGCGAGCACCCTGGGCGCTGCGCTCCATTCATCGGCCTCGCGAATCAGCAGCGGCACGTTGAGGCGCTGCAGTTCCACACTCAATTCGGCCAGGTTGCGCAGCCAGAAATCCACCTTGCTCGGTGCATCGTCGTGCTGGCGCCACTGAGCCGGGCTGAGCAGGAATACGGCGACGGTAGGCCCGGCCTGCATGGCCGCAGCCAGCGCGCTGTTATCGGTGACGCGCAGGTCGGTTCGAAACCACATCAGTTGCAACATGAGTCGTCCTATTCGAGCAGATGGCGATCAGCGAGCACTTGCAACGCTGCCAGGGGATCGGCCATGAAAGTGATGTCTGCGCCCTCTGGTGCATTGGCGATCAGTTGCTCACCACGCGCCTGGTCTTGAACCCCGATCAGCAGGCAGGGAATTCCGTGGTCGCCCAGCCACTCACGCAGCGACGACTCGGCATCGGGGTTGGAGTCCGCTTCGCAGAACAGCAGCAGGGCGCGGGGTTGCAGGCGGGCGATTGCCAGCGGCAGTTCACTGGGCGGAATCGGCCCGTCGAAGGCGTCGACCGGGCAGCCGGCGGTGCCGATCAGCCAGGCGCACAGCCACAGCTGCGGCGACATCGGTACCTGGCAGAGATTGATCAGCAGCAGCGGCTTGCCATTGTGCTGGCGGTTGTCGTGGTAGACCCGTGCGCCGAGCTTGCTGCGCAACCAGCTGTGCAGGAACAGCCGCTCGGTCTTCGCGCCGGCGCGCTGTGGCCAGCGCTCCTCCAGGATTGCCAGCAGCGGCAGGAGCAGGTGCTGGCAAAGAATCTGTGGCGGGTAGAGAGCCAGTTCGGCATTGAAGCGTTCGTCCAGCTGGCGCTCGTCGAGCAAGTGGATGGCATGGCACAGCTGCTCACGTTTTTCCTGCCACTGCGAGGCCTGGTCGGCTGGCAGCGGCTGATCGGCACGCAGCAGACCCTTGACCTGGCCGACCGATACGCCGCGATTGAGCCAGCCGAGCACGGCGTGGATGGTCTGCACCTGCTCCGGGGAGTACAGGCGGTGGCCCTTGGCGGTACGGTGCGGCACGATCAGGCCGTAACGGCGCTCCCAGGCGCGCAGGGTGACCGGATTCACGCCAGTCAGGCTGGCCACGTCGCGGATCGGCAGGTAGCCGTCGGCAATGGCATCGCGGTAAGCCTCGGCGCTCGGCTCTGGAGAGATTGGTTGGTTCATAGGGCGTTCCGCAGGCTGAGGTTTTCCGGGTGCGGTTGCAGGTAGACCTGCTGCTCGATGTAGCTGTCGGGGTGCTGGCGGAAGTGGTGCTTGAGCAGGGTCAGCGGCACCACCAGTGGCACGATGCCCTGCCGGTACTGCTCGATGAGCTGCTGCATTTCCTGCTTTTCCGCGGCGCTCAGGGAGCTTTTCAGGTAGCCGCTCAGGTGTTGCAGCACGTTGGCATGCGTGCCGCGCGTCGCGCAGCGTTTCAGCGCGGTCATCAGTTCGCCGATGTAGTGCTCGGCCAGGCTGTGTAGATCCTGCCCGGACAAATCGCTGAGTAGGCGACCGAGGCGTTTGTAGCGCAGTGGATCGGTGGCCATCAGCAGGTATTTGTGGCGGGCATGGAATGCGATCAGCTTGCCGCGGCTCAGGCCGGATTCACAGAGCGCCTGCCACTGCGCGTAGGTGAATACCCGGGTCAGGAAGTTCTCACGCAGCACCGGGTCGTTGAGCCGGCCATCTTCCTCGATGGGCAGGTTTGGGTGGCGTTCGCACAGCACCGCGGTGTACAGGCCGCGGCCTTTCGGCTCGCTGGGGTGACCGTTGTCCTGATAGACCTTGACCCGTTCCAGGCCACAGGACGGCGACTGCTGCATGACGATATAGCCGCAGATCGGTGGCAAATCGGCAGCCACCTGCTCGCCATAGGCGGTCAGCGCCTCGGTGTGATCCTTGTCAGGATGTACGGTGCCCACGGCACGGGGCGCTGCCGGGTCACCCACCAGGCGGATCGGCTCGCGCGGCGTACCCAGGCCAATGGCGACTTCCGGGCAGAAGGGCACGAACTCGAAATAGTCGCTCAACTGATCCAGGCATAGCCGGGAGGCCTTGTGGCCGCCGTTGTAGCGCACTT
Coding sequences:
- a CDS encoding MerR family transcriptional regulator, which translates into the protein MNQPISPEPSAEAYRDAIADGYLPIRDVASLTGVNPVTLRAWERRYGLIVPHRTAKGHRLYSPEQVQTIHAVLGWLNRGVSVGQVKGLLRADQPLPADQASQWQEKREQLCHAIHLLDERQLDERFNAELALYPPQILCQHLLLPLLAILEERWPQRAGAKTERLFLHSWLRSKLGARVYHDNRQHNGKPLLLINLCQVPMSPQLWLCAWLIGTAGCPVDAFDGPIPPSELPLAIARLQPRALLLFCEADSNPDAESSLREWLGDHGIPCLLIGVQDQARGEQLIANAPEGADITFMADPLAALQVLADRHLLE
- a CDS encoding nuclear transport factor 2 family protein codes for the protein MSEFLQRFASGFAALDKHNLDRLGELYSDDIQFRDPLHEIHGLADLRRYFEQLYANVRELHFDFQGYDQVAEGEGYLRWTMRYRHPRLSGGEEICVPGCSHLRWRDGRVYSHRDFFDAGNLLYEHLPVFGSVIRWLKGRLA
- the phrB gene encoding deoxyribodipyrimidine photo-lyase; the protein is MQLMWFRTDLRVTDNSALAAAMQAGPTVAVFLLSPAQWRQHDDAPSKVDFWLRNLAELSVELQRLNVPLLIREADEWSAAPRVLAKLAQELEATAVHANDEYGVNETRRDRDVAAALDERGVNFNSHLDRLLFKPGSVLTRTGTYFKVYSQFRGVCYQRLHSALPPLVALPKAQAKLKIDADQVPSNVAGFETPSQALRDTWPAGEQVARERLQRFADEWIEDYHDNRDFPARPGTSQLSAYLAAGVVSPRQCLHTALNINQGEFESGNQGAVTWVNELIWREFYTHILVGYPRVSMHRAFRPDTEALPWRNAGKELQAWQEGRTGIPIIDAAMRQLLETGWMHNRLRMVVAMFLTKNLLIDWREGERFFMRHLIDGDLAANNGGWQWSASTGTDSVPYFRIFNPVSQSQRFDPDGRFIRHWLPELAKLSDKAIHDPHAGSKGQKGLFGSSPDYPLPIVDLRASRQRALDAFKNLPSASEPS
- a CDS encoding YbgA family protein — translated: MPASPLHREKPKLGVSACLLGAEVRYNGGHKASRLCLDQLSDYFEFVPFCPEVAIGLGTPREPIRLVGDPAAPRAVGTVHPDKDHTEALTAYGEQVAADLPPICGYIVMQQSPSCGLERVKVYQDNGHPSEPKGRGLYTAVLCERHPNLPIEEDGRLNDPVLRENFLTRVFTYAQWQALCESGLSRGKLIAFHARHKYLLMATDPLRYKRLGRLLSDLSGQDLHSLAEHYIGELMTALKRCATRGTHANVLQHLSGYLKSSLSAAEKQEMQQLIEQYRQGIVPLVVPLTLLKHHFRQHPDSYIEQQVYLQPHPENLSLRNAL